One genomic segment of Rhodothermales bacterium includes these proteins:
- a CDS encoding VWA domain-containing protein: MFFRYSEWDESRHGQNQPTFDKLFDLFQQLLYHTGGDADEALRWLTQLDNKYGLGDNEMGIGDFIEELQNRGIIERDEQTGVTQITAKGERGLRQRSLEDIFSHLRKSGRGGHKTPHAGAGDERLPETRPYSFGDDIQSLDVTGTLSNAFRRSGLGDFSLSEDDFQVYETDHHTSVATVLMIDLSHSMVLYGEDRITPARKTAMALAELIMTRYPKDTLDIVAFGNEAWEVAVKDLPYLQVGPFHTNTRAGLERARTILRRRKNRNKQIFMITDGKPSAHFEAGRLYKNSYGLDRKIVNKVLDEAAICRRERITITTFMIARDPYLQNFVREMTETNQGRAYYAGLDDLGGFIFEDYVRNRRKFTR; this comes from the coding sequence ATGTTCTTCCGCTATTCCGAGTGGGACGAGAGCCGCCACGGGCAGAACCAGCCCACGTTCGATAAGCTTTTCGATCTCTTCCAGCAGCTCCTCTATCACACCGGCGGCGACGCCGACGAAGCCCTCCGCTGGCTCACCCAGCTCGACAACAAGTACGGGCTCGGCGACAATGAGATGGGCATCGGCGACTTCATCGAGGAGTTGCAGAACCGCGGCATCATCGAGCGCGACGAGCAGACGGGCGTCACGCAGATCACGGCGAAGGGGGAGCGCGGGCTGCGGCAGCGTTCGCTCGAAGACATCTTCTCCCACCTCCGCAAGAGCGGGCGCGGCGGCCACAAAACGCCCCACGCCGGGGCCGGCGACGAACGCCTCCCCGAGACCCGACCCTATTCGTTCGGCGACGACATCCAGAGCCTCGACGTCACCGGCACGCTCTCGAACGCCTTCCGCCGCTCCGGCCTCGGCGATTTCTCCCTCTCCGAAGACGACTTCCAGGTCTACGAGACCGACCACCACACGAGCGTGGCGACCGTCCTGATGATCGACCTCTCGCACTCGATGGTGCTCTACGGCGAGGACCGGATCACGCCCGCGCGCAAGACCGCGATGGCGCTCGCCGAGCTCATCATGACGCGCTATCCGAAGGACACGCTCGACATCGTCGCGTTCGGGAATGAGGCGTGGGAAGTGGCGGTGAAGGACCTGCCGTACCTCCAGGTCGGCCCATTCCACACGAACACGCGGGCCGGGTTGGAGCGCGCCCGCACGATCCTCCGCCGCCGGAAGAACCGGAACAAGCAGATCTTCATGATCACCGACGGCAAGCCGAGCGCGCACTTCGAGGCGGGCCGGCTCTACAAGAACTCGTACGGGCTCGACCGGAAGATCGTGAACAAGGTGCTGGACGAGGCCGCCATCTGCCGCCGCGAGCGGATCACGATCACGACGTTTATGATCGCGCGCGATCCGTATCTCCAGAACTTCGTCCGCGAGATGACCGAGACGAACCAGGGCCGCGCCTACTACGCCGGGCTCGACGACCTCGGCGGGTTCATCTTCGAGGACTACGTCCGCAACCGCCGCAAATTCACGCGGTGA